A genomic segment from uncultured Alistipes sp. encodes:
- a CDS encoding MFS transporter, producing MPIFSYFRKSAPSAPFTGDDAARMKLYKKLRFQSFIAGTVGYSLYYVCRTSLNVVKKPILESGALDATQLGIIGSALLFAYAIGKFVNGFLSDHSNIKRFMAAGLCVSAVANLLVGALGFANGGGMVGNMTLFIAFAVMWGVNGWSQSMGAPPAIIALSRWYPLSKRGTYYGFFSASHNLGEFLSFLFVGAVVGIFGWQWGFVGSSVAGVLGVLVIVFLLHDTPESKGLPPIEVLTGEESPEQSHDHGSTSELQRSVIRNPFVWVLALSSAFMYVSRYAINGWGVLFLQEVKGYSLATATQVISVNALLGIVGTVFSGWLSDTLFHGRRNVLAFGFGVLNTVALCLFLYSGDSMFVNLLSMVLFGMAIGVLICFLGGLMAIDIVPREATGAALGIVGMASYVGAGLQDIVSGWLINSGKTVTDGVTTYDFDTATIFWIAASALSFILALFVSKKK from the coding sequence ATGCCGATTTTTTCCTACTTTCGCAAAAGCGCGCCTTCGGCACCGTTCACGGGCGACGACGCAGCACGCATGAAACTCTACAAAAAGCTCCGTTTCCAGAGCTTCATCGCCGGCACGGTCGGTTACAGCCTCTATTACGTCTGCCGTACGAGCCTCAATGTGGTCAAGAAGCCGATCCTCGAAAGCGGGGCGCTCGACGCCACGCAGCTGGGCATCATCGGCTCGGCGCTGCTGTTCGCCTACGCCATCGGCAAGTTCGTCAACGGATTCCTCTCCGACCACAGCAACATCAAGCGTTTCATGGCCGCGGGACTGTGCGTTTCGGCCGTCGCCAACCTGCTGGTCGGGGCGCTGGGCTTCGCCAATGGCGGGGGCATGGTCGGCAATATGACGCTTTTCATCGCCTTCGCCGTGATGTGGGGCGTCAACGGATGGTCGCAGTCGATGGGCGCGCCCCCGGCGATCATCGCCCTGTCGCGCTGGTATCCCCTGAGCAAGCGCGGCACCTACTACGGATTCTTCAGCGCCAGCCACAACCTCGGCGAGTTCCTTTCGTTCCTCTTCGTCGGGGCCGTCGTCGGCATCTTCGGCTGGCAGTGGGGCTTCGTCGGGTCGTCGGTGGCCGGGGTGTTGGGCGTGCTGGTGATCGTTTTCCTGTTGCACGACACCCCCGAATCGAAGGGCCTGCCTCCGATCGAGGTGCTGACCGGCGAGGAGTCCCCCGAGCAAAGCCACGACCACGGGTCCACCTCCGAACTCCAGCGTTCGGTCATCCGCAACCCCTTCGTCTGGGTGCTGGCGTTGTCGAGCGCCTTCATGTACGTCTCGCGCTACGCCATCAACGGCTGGGGCGTGCTGTTCCTGCAAGAGGTCAAGGGATATTCGCTGGCCACGGCCACGCAGGTCATCTCGGTCAACGCCCTGCTGGGGATCGTCGGAACGGTCTTTTCGGGATGGCTGTCCGACACGCTGTTCCACGGCCGCCGCAACGTGCTGGCTTTCGGCTTCGGCGTGCTGAACACCGTCGCCCTGTGCCTGTTCCTCTACTCGGGCGACAGCATGTTCGTCAACCTGTTGAGCATGGTGTTATTCGGCATGGCCATCGGGGTGCTGATCTGCTTCCTCGGCGGACTGATGGCCATCGACATCGTACCGCGTGAGGCCACGGGTGCCGCACTGGGTATCGTCGGAATGGCCAGCTACGTCGGCGCCGGGTTGCAGGACATCGTCAGCGGCTGGCTCATCAACTCGGGCAAGACGGTTACGGACGGTGTCACGACCTACGATTTCGACACGGCCACCATTTTCTGGATCGCGGCTTCGGCGCTGTCGTTCATTCTCGCACTTTTCGTTTCGAAGAAAAAGTAA
- a CDS encoding endonuclease/exonuclease/phosphatase family protein — MKKILFILFWAIIANGCSQKEIVLRTMTYNTYSGRNAGIEAIADAIRRNNPDLVALQEVERFTELNPGDTPAILAEMTGLKYHAFIHALDIRSGGDYGNVILSKYPILEERSFRLGIPGRDYMRSFGYVRIRKQGHDICFATTHLDHKADDSLRIAQIREILRLTEHINIPIILGGDMNARPEEAPIQLLASKFNVGNSCSELTTDDDGGKTIDYLMYTPESAFEVISHEVDYAAAKASDHYPVLVTFKLASFFN; from the coding sequence ATGAAAAAAATTCTTTTTATACTATTTTGGGCCATAATTGCAAACGGCTGTTCTCAGAAGGAGATTGTCCTGAGGACAATGACCTATAATACTTATAGCGGGCGTAATGCCGGAATCGAAGCTATTGCCGATGCAATTCGCCGCAACAATCCGGATTTGGTAGCTTTGCAGGAAGTTGAACGTTTTACTGAACTAAATCCCGGCGACACACCAGCCATATTGGCCGAGATGACGGGCTTGAAATACCATGCCTTCATCCATGCACTCGACATTCGTTCCGGAGGAGATTATGGGAATGTCATCCTCTCGAAATACCCGATTCTGGAAGAGCGTAGTTTCAGATTGGGAATACCGGGACGAGATTACATGAGGTCTTTTGGATATGTCCGGATTCGTAAACAGGGACATGACATCTGTTTTGCCACGACGCATCTTGATCACAAAGCCGATGATTCTTTGCGGATAGCGCAAATTAGAGAAATACTTCGCTTAACGGAGCATATCAATATCCCGATTATTTTGGGCGGAGATATGAATGCCCGACCGGAGGAGGCTCCGATTCAATTATTGGCATCCAAGTTTAACGTGGGCAACTCTTGCTCGGAGCTGACGACCGACGATGACGGTGGAAAAACGATTGACTATTTGATGTATACTCCCGAGTCTGCTTTTGAAGTAATTTCTCATGAGGTAGATTATGCAGCCGCAAAAGCTTCGGATCATTATCCTGTTTTGGTAACTTTCAAATTGGCCTCTTTTTTTAACTGA